The DNA region CCACAGCCGCCACAAAACGGAGACCAATCGCCCCCTCCTCAACAACGCGCCCAGCAAGGCGATGAGCAAACCAAGCTCACCCAACAGGAAATGATGGAACGCCGCCGCAAGTTCTGGGAAAACATGCGCAACCGCAGACGCCGCGGTGCCTCCCCATCCGACGGCAGCGGCGGCCAAGACGGCCCACGCCGCTGATCAATTGTCAGGTGGCGCCGAGCCAGATCGCAGGATCAAGGCCACAGATGGGCAGGATGGGCACAGATCCCCTCCCCAGACGGCGAGGACACAACAACCGCAATGGAGGCTCGATCCCGCGCCCGCGGGATCGACTACCGACCTTCCGCGCGCAGCGCGCACTTTGTCCGTCCCAGGCTCTACAGGAAGATTAGGACACCCTCGAATGCCACTAACTTAAGCCTCAGCGTCGTCAATTCCGCGCTGAAAGCGCGTCTCATAACAGCCTAGGGTCAGCGAGCCTCAGGCGAGCGCCACCCTAGGTAAATACGCCCACCAATCCCCGGCCGAGCGTGCGATACCGCCAAGGCGCAGCACCCACCCGCAGGCCGCTCCCGATACGACCAGACGCCCTAAGTTAGTGCCATTCAGACACCGTCACTCCGACCGTCCTCTCTGTGTGCTCTGCGTCCTCTGTGGTTAAAAAAAACAACGCCCTGCCCCGTCACACCAAATCCACGATACTCCCGAATGTCGGGTCGTGGAGACGGCGGTACGTCCGTGCCGCTGCCGAGTCGGTCATACTTGCCAGGAAATCGCAGATCACCCGCACCTTCGCAGGCTTCGTTTCCTGCACTGACACCAATGCCGCGATCTCCGGCGGCAACAGTTGGAACGACGGCTTCTCCTCTTCCACATACTCGCCCACAAAGGCCTCAAACAAGGACACCAACATACGGTCACCTTTGAACTCGAGTTGCTTGAGCTGGTGCGATGTGAAGACCAACTCGTAAGCCAGCTTTTTGTACAAGGCCGACTCCGCAACCACCGCAGGATCGATCACCAAGCGATAACGATAACGGTTGGTCTCGCCGCTCATGAAGTTCACATCCTCCTCCAGCCTGGTCGCCTGAACGAACTGCCCGATCTTCCGTCCCATCGCACCTTCCACTTTGCCATCACTGATGGCTTTGAGCAGCCCGTCGACGTGAGCGCTCTGCGCCTCGTCGAGCGCGGACGCCTCGGCCCACGCACGGATGCGGTCGCCATTGAGGAACCCAGCCTGGATGCTGTCCACGATATCGTTGAGCGAATACGCCGTGTCATCCGCCCAGTCCATGATCTGACATTCAATCGACTTGAAGCCATTGCGCATCTTGCCCGGCGTCAGCTCCACCGGAAAATCGCGACCACCGAACACAAAATCGAGTTTGTCGCACTGATGGTCGTAGAGGAAGTGGTTCTTCGGCGGCTTACCGCCATTGAGCGAGCGCATCTCCGTGTAGAGCGACTTGTATTTGAGCACCCCATCCATGAACGCGCGGGTCGGCTGCATCCCGCGCTTGTGCCCATAGATCGTATCGGTCATCAGGCGCAGCGTCTGGGCATTGCCCTCGAACCCACCGTAGTCCGACATCACACGGTTGAGTGTGTTTTCCCCCGCATGACCGAATGGCGGATGGCCCAGGTCATGGGAAAGGCACACCGCTTCCACCAAATCGCCATCGATGAAATAGTCCGCGGACAAATGCGCGTCGTGACGCTGAAGATACTTGGCGATCGCCCGTCCGATCTGCGCCACTTCCAGCGAATGCGTCAGCCGCGTGCGGTAGAAATCATACTCGCCCGAGAGAAAGACCTGAGTCTTGCTCTGCAACCGCCGGAACGCACTCGTATGCAAGATCCGGTCGCGGTCGACTTCAAACGGACTACGAAAATCGTCAGGACGCTTGCCGTTGCCCGCATCGGTTTCGTAATCAAAAGGCGAATAGAATCGGTTGTTCATCGGCTCTTCCATCGGGAATCCACACCCCATTGTCAATCATGCCTTTCCGTCCACTTCTCACCGCCGCCCTGCTCGCCGCCCTACCGCTTGCCATTTCCTCGTGCTCGACCAGCCAGGCCGCATCGAACCAGGCAACCGCGAACGCTGCCAGCATCACCCTCAGCGCCGAGCAGAAAGCCAAGGTAGGCCGCAAGATCTGGCAAAACGAAAGTGGCGGGAAAGTCGATGGCCTCACCCATTGGAACCATGGCGAAGATTTCGCCTCGCTCGGCATCGGCCACGCCCTCTGGTTCCCCGCCGGCGCCGATGAAAAGTTCATCGAAACCTTCCCCATGCTGATGGCCTACATGCGTGATCGCGGGGTGAAATACCCGGCATGGATGGGCCCGGAAATGGACTGTCCATGGCCAAACCGCGCCGCCTTCATGCGCGATTTCCGATCGCCGAAAATGAACGAACTACGCCAGTTCCTCAAGCGCACCATCCCCCACCAAACCGACTTCATCATCCTGCGCCAACAGGCCGCCAAAACTAAGATCCTGCGCGCCGCCCCCGCCAGTGAGCGCGACACCATCAACGCCCGCTGGAACGCACTCACCGCCACACCCGAGGGGATGTTCGCTTTGATCGACTACTCCAACTTCAAAGGCGAAGGCACCAACCCGGCCGAGCGCTACCAGGGCCAAGGCTGGGGAATCCTCCAAGTGTTGCAGGAAATGCGTGGCACCCCGACCGGCCGCGCAGCCGCCTCCGAGTTCGCCGATGCCGCAGTCCGCGTCCTCGCCCGCAGAGTCCAACTCGCACCGCCCGCCCGCAAAGAATCCCGCTGGACCGCCGGCTGGAACAATCGCGTCCAACGCTACAAACAACCACTGTAGCCTCCCAATGACGGTGAGAACACCGTCGCTCCATCTCGCACGACGAAGCGCACTCACTATTGATTATCCTGACCTCCTTGCAGGAGCGCCCCCATTCGCTTCGCTCCGATTAGGATAACGAAAAGGATAAAGATAAGGACTGGCAACAACACATCCCCCATCCTTCGTGAACTTGGTGCCCTTAAAGGTTTCTCTCCCACTCAGCCCTCCCCCGCCGCCACCACGACGCGAAGCGCTGGTGGGACGGCACTCCTGCCGTCGGCGGGGCGCCGTGCCATCAAGATCCACATCCCCATCGCGAAGCGATGACTTACCGGCTAGCCCGCGGTTTCAACCGCGGGTATCGTTTCAAAACCAGCCTCCGCGCCGAAGGTGCGGTTTACCCCGAACCACCCTCACGCCCAGACCATCGATTGGGATCGCGATATCGATATCGATGAGGACTGTGCACCGTTGCCTTCGTGAACTTCGCGCCCTTCGTGGTTTCACTCCCACACAGCCCCTCCTCCACCGTCCCCACGACGCGACGCGCTGGAGGGACGGCATTCCTACCGTCGGTGCGGTGCAGTCACACCATAAGCCCCCCCATCGCGAAGCGATTGCTTACCGGCTAGCCCGCGGTTTCAACCGCGGGTATTCGTTCAAAACCATCCCCCCCGCGCCGAAGGTGCGGTTTGCCGCGAACCACCTCACGCCCAAGCCATCGTTTAGGATCGCGACACCAATATCGATGAGGACTTTGCATCGTTGCCTTCGTGAACTTCGCGCCCTTCGCGGTTTCACTCCCACACAGCCCCTCCAAAAATCCGGTAATACCTCGATCAAATCCCGCATATAGTGTAGCCACGAACTCGCCATCGGCAGCTCTCCCATGAGTAAAAACCTCGACCACCAGTACCTCCAGCTCGTCACCCGTTACCAGGGTGCGATCTACGGCTACGTCAACAGCCTGGCTCCAGGCCTCGACGTCGAGGACGTGGTGCAGCAGGTCAACATCGTCCTTTGGAAGAAGGCCGATACGTTCCAGCCCCACACGAACTTCAAGGCATTCGCCTTCCGCATCGCCTACCTCAAAACGATGGAGGCATTGCGCAAAGCGAAGCAGCAGAACTGGCTCCAGTTCGACTCCGACGTACTCGAACTCATCAACGAACAGACCAGCACGATCACCAATCCGGAGGAAAACCGCCAGCAAGCACTGCGCGACTGCCTCGAAAAACTCGATCCGGAAGACAGGGAACGCATCAACGCACGCTACACCCGCGGCGAAACCGTTCGCTCCATCGCCAACCAGGAGTCCCGCTCGGAAGGCTCACTCCAGCAACACTTCTTTCGCTTGCGCAAAAATCTCAAACTTTGCATCCAAAAACATCTGCTCAACCAGGAGGAGGACTTCGCATGAACAGGGAAACCATGGAACAAATCGATGCCCTGCTCGAAGGCAGCATCACTCCTGATGAGTTCAAAAAACTCCAGGCAACCCTGCGCTCCAATGAAAAAGCCCGCTGGTACTACGCAGAACAAGCCGACCTCCACGGCCGACTCCAATGCGAGCTAGCCCCGCCAAAAGAGTCACTCACTCAGCCCGCTACACAAAGCCCCTTTCCCATTCGAAAGCGCAAGCCCGGACGCATTGTCCTGGCAGCCGCAGCAGCGCTGGCTTTGTTCGCAGGCGTCGCCCAATGGATGGGCAACACAGCCCAACCGGCTCCGACGCAAATCGCGGAGCGCCCGGCACCACCTACCCAAGAATCCACCGTCTACCAAACCAACCCCGACCAGTCCGCGGCCCGGGTCACCAATGCCACCAACGCTGAATGGTCGGGTGGCACACTTGAACTCGGTCAGTTGATCAAGCCCGGCACGTTCGAGCTGCTCGCCGGCACCGCCGAAATCACCTTCGACTCCGGTGCCCGCATCGTCCTCAAGAGCCCGGCCACCCTGCGCGTGGTTTCCGCCTACCACGCCAAACTCGAATACGGCCAATGCACTGCCGAAATCCCGGACTACTCGGACCGCTTCACATTAGCCACGCCGTGCACCAAAATCGTCGAGAACAACTGCCGCTTTGCCATCAAAGTGGCACGTGACGGATCCACCGAGATCCACGTTCTGTCCGGACTCATCGAGGCCACCCCGACCGCCAACCCGACAATCGCACGCATCCTCAACTCACAACAGGCCGCCCGCCTGACCCGCGAAAACATTTCGAGCGAAGGCGACATGGACTTCGACCGCTCGAAGTTCCTCGAGGACTTGAACATTCCGGAGGGCACCAACCAGGTCGAGTACGTCTATTGGTCATTCGACAAGATGAGCCCGTTTGGAGGCTTCCCGGATGAAGGCGAGCACATCGGTCCGAAACTCATGGCCAAACCACTGGCCACCCCCGGATCCGATCCGAATGCCAAGGTCACCAGCGTCAATGGCATCTACGGCCGCGCAATCCGCCTCGATGGCGACGGCGCTTTCCTCTCGTCCGCCTTTCAAGGCATCCCGGGCACCGGTCCACGCACCATCTCGATGTGGGTAAAACTGGATCCCGACACCACCCTGGAACACGCCTACTCCATGATCGCATGGGGTCTCCCATTCGACATGAAGGGACAAAAGTGGCAGTTGTGCTGGAACCCAGACTCACTGGACGGACAGCCCGGCGCCATCCGCACCGAGTTCGGCGGCGGCTACGTCGTAGGCTCCACCGACCTGCGCGACGGCCGCTGGCACCACATCGTCTCTGTCTTCCTCGGCAGCAATGACGACAACATCGCCAACTCCATCCGCCACTACGTCGACGGCAAGCTGGAAGCCGTCACATCGTCAGCCCACCAGCCGATCAACACGGACCTCGACAGCCCAGAGTCACGCCCGACCTACATCGGCCGACGTCTCGAAGACGACGGTCTCTATTCCACCTTCAAAGGCGACCTGGACGAGATCCGCATCTTCCCCGCCGCCCTCACACCAAAACAAGTCGAGCGACTCTACCGCTCGAACCTGCCGCCATCCTATTTTGTCCCTGCAACGGAATAACAGAATCAATCACATCCAGACGCCCGCCGGCCCACCCATGGTCGGCGGGCGTTTTTTTATTCCGCCTCCACCGCAAACCACCCCTTCAAAAAAAAGATCATCCACAAAGTAATACTTTGTTCAAATTCCGCATTCTGGTCTGTCATCGCCATCACATGCACCTCCGCATCGATGCGCTGACACTTCACTAAACGAACAAAAAAATGACCAAGATGAAACACATCGGCAGCGCACTCGCAATTGCAGCGGCAGCGCTCACCACAAGTCAGGCAGCCCTCACCGCCCACTGGGACTTCAACACCGACGGCGTCGTCGTCGACAACGTCAGCACCACAGCAGGCACCCTGCTTGACGGAGCAACCGTGAGCGGCGGCAATGCCAACTTCGTCGGCGGAACCTCGCGTATCGACACCGGGATCAACGGTGGCCTCGGAGGAACCGGATCGTTCACCGTTCTCGCATTCTTCCAAACGTCATCGGCGACCAACCAGACCATCTTTGATTTCTCGCCAACGACGGGTGGCGTGAGCGGCGCCGATTTGCGACTCTTCGCACAAGGCAATGGCAACGTCCGCATCGAAATGTCTGCAGGATCCGGCTTCGAAGCAAATCTCGGCGGAACCAGTGTAGTGGATGGCAACACCCACATGATTGCCGCGGTTTTCAATAGCAGCACCGGCGACAGCTTCCAAGACGTCGACCTTTACGTCGACGGCGTTCTTTACGACGTAACCGGCGGTAACGATGGCCTCGTCAACCTTGGCGACGCCGGGAAAACAGTCTTCCTCGGCTCGATCGGCCACCTTACCTCTGAGCGTCCATTCGTGGGCAGCATGGGTGAAGTCGCCATCTACGACACCGCACTTACCTTGACTGAACTCGATGACGTCCGCGTCAACGGCGTTGCAGCCGTTCCAGAACCATCGTCCGCAGCCCTGCTCGGCCTCGGCGGCTTGGCGATGATCCTGCGTCGTCGTAAGTAAGCTTACACTGCAGCCTAACAGCTCAGCACTATTGTTTCACGCCCGTCGATCACCCTGATCGGCGGGCGTTTTGTTTTCCCTCCACCTTCGCACTCAAAAAAAAACAACCCAATCAGTAATACTTTGTTCAGATTCCGCATTCCGCTCTAACTCCACCATCACATAAACCTCAGTATCAACGCGCTGATACATCACCAACCAAACAATACAATGACTAGGATGAAACACCTCTGCAGCGCACTCGCCCTCTCAGCGACCGCGCTCACCACAAGCCACGCAGCCCTCGCTGCCTACTGGAACTTCGAAGAAGGCTCAGGTACCACCACAACCGATTCAGTCAGCAACACAGCATCCGACCCATTTGAGCCCGGCGTCGCGTTCTCCGCCAACACCGCAGCTCCTACATCAACATCATCGACAAGCTTCGATGGCACTGGACGCTTTGGGGTCAATTTGAATGCCGATGCAGTAGGCATCAGCGGCACCGGCGCAAAAACCATCGTCGCCTGGATCAATACCACCGAGTCGGACAAACGCTACTTCTGGGGATGGTCTCCAACAAACGGCCTGCAGCCAGGTCAAGACTTGCGATTCGGTATCGAACTCGACGGCAAGCTGCGCTTTGAGATCTCAAGCGGATTCGTACGTTATGACGACCTCTCACTCAACGATGGCAACTGGCACATGGTAGCTGCCATCATCAACGCTGGCGACACCGCAGGCGATATCGACTTCTACATCGACGGAGACATCGTCACACCAACCGGAGGCAACACCACGCTGGTCAATACAGCTGGAACAGGCACAGGCGACTCCGCCACACCTAACGAGATGTTCTTCGGATCGTCCGGCAACACAAACACCCAGTATTGGAACGGAGGCATCGACGACTTCGCAATCTACGACACCGCACTCACTGACGCACAGCTCGACGACATCCGACTCAACGGGATTACTGTTCCAGAGCCATCATCCGCAGCGCTGCTCGGTCTCGGTGGCATATCGCTGATCCTGCGCCGCCGCAAGTAACACAGGGCAACGCGCCATCGTGTCATACACCTCAACACAATGCCCGCCGGTCCCTGTGATCGGTGGGCATTTTTGCGTAATACATTCGGGTCCGGCCTCATTAAGGGGCGCATGAAACGATTGTTCACGGCCCTTTCCCTTGCCGCAGGCCTCTTGGCGGCAGCACTTCCCGCATCCGCATCCGCAGCCACCCAGCCCAACGTCATCGTCATCCTGACCGATGACCTCGGCTACGGCGACGTCTACAACCTCCACCAACACGTGCGCGACAATGGCGCGGGCGGAGGCATTGCAGGCGACGGCATCATCAATGGCAGCGAGGAGCCCTTCATTTACACGCCCGAGATCGACCGCATGGCCGCGGAAGGCGCCAAATTGACCCGCCACTACACGTCGGCACCAGTCTGTGCGCCAGCTCGTGGCTCACTGCTCCAAGGCCGCGACCAGGGCCACGCCAACATCCGCAACAACTCGTTCGACAAAGTCATCTCCGACAACCACACGCTCGGCACCGTCATGCAGCAGGCCGGCTATTACACTGCTGTCGTTGGCAAATGGGGCGTCGGAGGAACCACCAACCTCGGTGCAGGCCGCCCGAATGAACGCGGATTCGACTATTTCTACGGCTACATGGAACACCTCGACGGCCACGAGCACTACCCGGGCAATAGTGGCAAGGTGATTGAAAACACCACCCGCATCACCAGCGGTCTGGCCAACGCGTACACCACAGATTTGTTCACCGCCAAAGCCAAGTCGCTGATCATCGACCGTGCGACCAACCACAGCACCACCCCATTCTTCATCTACCTGGCCTACGACGCCCCGCACGCGCAGCTGCAGGTTCCCACCCAGGCCTACCCGAGCGGCAAGGGCACCAGCGGTGGTCTCAGCTGGCCATTGAACACCAACTCGGGTACCAACGATTCGTGGATCCATCCGGATTACCGCAGTTTGGGCACGTCCGCAGCACGCCACGCCACCATGGTGCGCCGCCTCGACACCTGTTTAGGCGATCTTTTGCAAACCCTTCGCGACCTTGGAATCGACGACAACACCTTGGTCGTCTTCACCTCGGACAACGGCACCCATGACGAGCCCGGCGCCGGCCCTCTGGGCGTCGCCCACAACCCACGAAACTTCGACTCATACGGCGAGCTCGAAGGCATCAAACGCGACCACTGGGAGGGCGGCATCCGCATGCCAACCTTCGCCTGGTGGCCAGGCAAGATCGGCGACAACAACGCCGCCACCCCTGGTCTGAATTCCACCCGCCCGTCCGCATTCTGGGACTGGATGCCGACTCTGTGCGACGCCGCAGGCGCTGTCCCTCCCGCCTGGACCAGCGGTGTCTCGTTGCTCCCCGAGCTCACCGGCAACGGCTCGCAACTCGACAAAGGCTACCTCTACTTCGAATACCAAAACGGTGGCCGCACCCCAAGCTACAGCGACTTCCCCAACCACGGTGGCAGCTACCGCGGGGAAATGCAGTCGATCTTCCTCACCGACCCCACCGACGGCAAACGCTACAAGGGCGTGCGCTACAATGTCACCAGCCACACCCAGGACTTCCTGATCTACGACGTGGACACCGACCCCGGCGAAGGCACCAACCTCGCCACATCGAAGACGTCCCTGCAGCAGGCGATGAAGGACAAAGTCCTGCAAGTGCGCATCGATGGCGACTACACCCGCAACTACCTCAGTGGAGTCAACACACCACCAGCCCCACCAGCCAGTGCTGTGAGCGGGCTCGACTACAAGGCATTCACCGGCACCTGGGACTGGGTTCCGGAAACCGCCTACCTCACCCCTGTCGCTTCCGGCACCGCCTCGGGCCTCGACTTGACCAAGCGCACGCAGGACGACAACTGCCTGCTCGAGTTCACCGGGTTCATTCAAATCCCGACCGACGGCACGTACACATTCACCATGACCACCGACAGCAGCGTCTCGACAAATGCATCCGGTGGCATGCTGTGGATCCACGACGCCCACATCATCGACGATGACTTCAACCACAACGGCTCGGCCAAAAGTGGTAGCATGCGCTTGAAGGCGGGACTCCACCCAGTCCGCATCCTTTACAAGCACACCAGCGGCAGCCACGACATCAACCTCCAGTACTCCGGCCCGGGTATCACCACCCAGACCATTCCGGAGTCGTCGTTCTTCCGCGCCGGCACCCCGGACCCGGTACCTTCCGCATTGCCGGACGCCGCGGAGAGCCGCAATGGAGCAGCGGTTGAAATCGACGTGCTTGCCAATGATTTCGACGACAACGCACCATCGCCGCTGAGCATCGCATCGGTCGGCACACCGGCCTTCGGCACTGCCGTGATCAGCAACGGCAAAATCGAATACACGCCGTTCACCAACCACTTCGGCACCGATAAGTTCACCTACAGCATTACCGACGGCGAATACACCGTCGAGGGAGAGGTCACAGTGAACGTCACCCACTTGGCGGGCGACTTGTGGATCCCACTCAACGAAACCAGCGGATCGTCCGTTGCGGAGGTCGGTGGCGTCACCGTTGGATCGCTCAGTGGCTTTGCCAACACGGAAACATCTCACATTCCGGGCAAAGTCGGCTATGCGCTCGCGTTCGATGGAACA from Sulfuriroseicoccus oceanibius includes:
- the dgt gene encoding dGTP triphosphohydrolase, encoding MNNRFYSPFDYETDAGNGKRPDDFRSPFEVDRDRILHTSAFRRLQSKTQVFLSGEYDFYRTRLTHSLEVAQIGRAIAKYLQRHDAHLSADYFIDGDLVEAVCLSHDLGHPPFGHAGENTLNRVMSDYGGFEGNAQTLRLMTDTIYGHKRGMQPTRAFMDGVLKYKSLYTEMRSLNGGKPPKNHFLYDHQCDKLDFVFGGRDFPVELTPGKMRNGFKSIECQIMDWADDTAYSLNDIVDSIQAGFLNGDRIRAWAEASALDEAQSAHVDGLLKAISDGKVEGAMGRKIGQFVQATRLEEDVNFMSGETNRYRYRLVIDPAVVAESALYKKLAYELVFTSHQLKQLEFKGDRMLVSLFEAFVGEYVEEEKPSFQLLPPEIAALVSVQETKPAKVRVICDFLASMTDSAAARTYRRLHDPTFGSIVDLV
- a CDS encoding sigma-70 family RNA polymerase sigma factor; the protein is MSKNLDHQYLQLVTRYQGAIYGYVNSLAPGLDVEDVVQQVNIVLWKKADTFQPHTNFKAFAFRIAYLKTMEALRKAKQQNWLQFDSDVLELINEQTSTITNPEENRQQALRDCLEKLDPEDRERINARYTRGETVRSIANQESRSEGSLQQHFFRLRKNLKLCIQKHLLNQEEDFA
- a CDS encoding LamG domain-containing protein, with the protein product MEQIDALLEGSITPDEFKKLQATLRSNEKARWYYAEQADLHGRLQCELAPPKESLTQPATQSPFPIRKRKPGRIVLAAAAALALFAGVAQWMGNTAQPAPTQIAERPAPPTQESTVYQTNPDQSAARVTNATNAEWSGGTLELGQLIKPGTFELLAGTAEITFDSGARIVLKSPATLRVVSAYHAKLEYGQCTAEIPDYSDRFTLATPCTKIVENNCRFAIKVARDGSTEIHVLSGLIEATPTANPTIARILNSQQAARLTRENISSEGDMDFDRSKFLEDLNIPEGTNQVEYVYWSFDKMSPFGGFPDEGEHIGPKLMAKPLATPGSDPNAKVTSVNGIYGRAIRLDGDGAFLSSAFQGIPGTGPRTISMWVKLDPDTTLEHAYSMIAWGLPFDMKGQKWQLCWNPDSLDGQPGAIRTEFGGGYVVGSTDLRDGRWHHIVSVFLGSNDDNIANSIRHYVDGKLEAVTSSAHQPINTDLDSPESRPTYIGRRLEDDGLYSTFKGDLDEIRIFPAALTPKQVERLYRSNLPPSYFVPATE
- a CDS encoding LamG-like jellyroll fold domain-containing protein; amino-acid sequence: MTKMKHIGSALAIAAAALTTSQAALTAHWDFNTDGVVVDNVSTTAGTLLDGATVSGGNANFVGGTSRIDTGINGGLGGTGSFTVLAFFQTSSATNQTIFDFSPTTGGVSGADLRLFAQGNGNVRIEMSAGSGFEANLGGTSVVDGNTHMIAAVFNSSTGDSFQDVDLYVDGVLYDVTGGNDGLVNLGDAGKTVFLGSIGHLTSERPFVGSMGEVAIYDTALTLTELDDVRVNGVAAVPEPSSAALLGLGGLAMILRRRK
- a CDS encoding LamG-like jellyroll fold domain-containing protein, which gives rise to MTRMKHLCSALALSATALTTSHAALAAYWNFEEGSGTTTTDSVSNTASDPFEPGVAFSANTAAPTSTSSTSFDGTGRFGVNLNADAVGISGTGAKTIVAWINTTESDKRYFWGWSPTNGLQPGQDLRFGIELDGKLRFEISSGFVRYDDLSLNDGNWHMVAAIINAGDTAGDIDFYIDGDIVTPTGGNTTLVNTAGTGTGDSATPNEMFFGSSGNTNTQYWNGGIDDFAIYDTALTDAQLDDIRLNGITVPEPSSAALLGLGGISLILRRRK
- a CDS encoding sulfatase-like hydrolase/transferase, yielding MKRLFTALSLAAGLLAAALPASASAATQPNVIVILTDDLGYGDVYNLHQHVRDNGAGGGIAGDGIINGSEEPFIYTPEIDRMAAEGAKLTRHYTSAPVCAPARGSLLQGRDQGHANIRNNSFDKVISDNHTLGTVMQQAGYYTAVVGKWGVGGTTNLGAGRPNERGFDYFYGYMEHLDGHEHYPGNSGKVIENTTRITSGLANAYTTDLFTAKAKSLIIDRATNHSTTPFFIYLAYDAPHAQLQVPTQAYPSGKGTSGGLSWPLNTNSGTNDSWIHPDYRSLGTSAARHATMVRRLDTCLGDLLQTLRDLGIDDNTLVVFTSDNGTHDEPGAGPLGVAHNPRNFDSYGELEGIKRDHWEGGIRMPTFAWWPGKIGDNNAATPGLNSTRPSAFWDWMPTLCDAAGAVPPAWTSGVSLLPELTGNGSQLDKGYLYFEYQNGGRTPSYSDFPNHGGSYRGEMQSIFLTDPTDGKRYKGVRYNVTSHTQDFLIYDVDTDPGEGTNLATSKTSLQQAMKDKVLQVRIDGDYTRNYLSGVNTPPAPPASAVSGLDYKAFTGTWDWVPETAYLTPVASGTASGLDLTKRTQDDNCLLEFTGFIQIPTDGTYTFTMTTDSSVSTNASGGMLWIHDAHIIDDDFNHNGSAKSGSMRLKAGLHPVRILYKHTSGSHDINLQYSGPGITTQTIPESSFFRAGTPDPVPSALPDAAESRNGAAVEIDVLANDFDDNAPSPLSIASVGTPAFGTAVISNGKIEYTPFTNHFGTDKFTYSITDGEYTVEGEVTVNVTHLAGDLWIPLNETSGSSVAEVGGVTVGSLSGFANTETSHIPGKVGYALAFDGTDDQIPLTGITLPTGDAPRTVSAWVRVTTTSAPEYQVIFNYGQNNNGERFSFRLDTASQANQRLRLEVQGGFIVGSTRINDGEWHHVAAVVDDFDSNGTTSVSETKLYVDGKLETISSSGSRAINTSGVGTPLIGAASHAPNYNFQGDIDEVRVINRALDITEVASLANPTNQLRDAWRERHFGTTTPDWTTDADNDSSELIEEYGFGSNPHIPDTSNHAPSVQLNPTSGKLEITFNRRKPGTHDLTYSVEVSDNLASWTLPTTEVSVTDHPTLEGFDQVTVASDADLATSARLFIRMNVN